In the genome of Limnochordia bacterium, one region contains:
- a CDS encoding AbrB/MazE/SpoVT family DNA-binding domain-containing protein — translation MKPTGIVRRLDSLGRIVIPKELRTTIGLSERDPVEIYVGHQNTIVLKKYETSCVICGNTEGLITFQDKLLCGTCLEQLGDLAKNHA, via the coding sequence ATGAAGCCTACAGGGATTGTGCGGCGACTAGATAGCCTAGGAAGAATTGTGATTCCTAAGGAACTACGAACGACCATCGGGCTATCTGAACGTGACCCAGTCGAGATCTATGTTGGTCATCAGAACACCATTGTATTAAAGAAATACGAGACTTCATGTGTTATTTGCGGTAATACAGAAGGTCTGATCACCTTCCAAGACAAGTTGCTTTGCGGTACGTGTTTGGAACAGCTTGGAGACCTAGCTAAAAACCATGCCTAA
- the rsmI gene encoding 16S rRNA (cytidine(1402)-2'-O)-methyltransferase, giving the protein MEHKNNSEDTGVLYICPTPIGNLEDITLRVLRVLKKVDLVACEDTRRTGQLLNYYQIQKRMISYHEHNEVTRTDELISFLESGLDIALVSDAGTPGIADPGFVVVRAALKYGIRVTALPGPCAAISALVMSGLPTDRFLFYGFLPRKATKRVAEIERLRGNDGTLVFYEAPHRIIPCLADLLRVLGPRPAALIRELTKMHEQMWTGTLEELLDRATDCPPKGEIVLLVQGAKEEETMSNHDVVKLVRELMELGLDKKTAITVTAKQTNLPKKDVYDQVVELPPY; this is encoded by the coding sequence ATGGAACACAAAAACAACAGTGAAGATACCGGGGTCTTGTATATTTGCCCTACTCCCATTGGTAATCTAGAGGACATTACCCTGCGGGTGCTAAGGGTCCTCAAAAAGGTGGATCTTGTAGCCTGTGAAGATACCAGACGAACGGGTCAGCTCTTAAACTACTATCAGATTCAGAAGCGGATGATTAGCTATCATGAACACAATGAAGTAACCCGGACCGATGAGCTTATATCCTTTCTGGAGTCGGGACTAGATATTGCTTTGGTATCTGATGCTGGTACCCCAGGTATTGCAGATCCTGGGTTTGTTGTTGTGCGCGCGGCATTGAAATATGGAATTCGGGTTACCGCTTTACCGGGTCCCTGTGCTGCGATATCCGCCTTGGTGATGAGCGGGTTGCCCACGGATCGTTTCCTGTTTTACGGGTTCTTGCCGCGAAAAGCAACTAAGCGGGTGGCGGAGATTGAAAGGCTAAGGGGGAATGATGGTACCCTAGTCTTCTATGAAGCGCCCCACCGGATTATCCCGTGCTTGGCGGATCTTCTAAGGGTTCTCGGTCCAAGACCAGCTGCCCTTATTCGTGAACTGACGAAGATGCATGAACAGATGTGGACGGGAACCCTAGAAGAACTCCTAGACCGTGCTACGGACTGCCCGCCAAAGGGTGAGATCGTTCTTCTTGTGCAGGGTGCAAAGGAAGAAGAAACGATGAGCAATCATGATGTTGTCAAGTTGGTTCGAGAATTGATGGAACTCGGTTTGGATAAGAAGACCGCCATTACCGTTACTGCCAAGCAAACTAATCTTCCGAAAAAAGACGTCTACGACCAAGTCGTGGAACTGCCACCTTACTAA
- a CDS encoding stage 0 sporulation family protein: MAIVVGIRFKKAGKIYYFDPGALELAENDLVIVETARGTEAGHVVLGRKEVSEEEITQPLKMVLRKATDEDERQIEANRQKEASAFDICAKKIAEHQLPMKLIDVEYTFDNTKVIFYFTSEGRVDFRELVKDLAAIFKTRIELHQIGVRDEAKMIGGLGPCGRSMCCTTFLGDFEPVSIKMAKEQNLSLNPAKISGICGRLMCCLKFERDLYREAKEESKQEAEECECRDVCQKEKGQPVEKEDTKVTAEETAKEDAAKQPKSNKKSKKRRRSKNKKRKANKNRANQNGTQKQQ; the protein is encoded by the coding sequence GCATTGGAGTTAGCCGAAAATGATCTAGTGATTGTGGAGACCGCGCGGGGCACAGAAGCAGGTCATGTAGTACTCGGAAGAAAGGAAGTAAGTGAAGAGGAGATTACTCAACCACTAAAAATGGTGTTGCGCAAAGCCACAGACGAGGATGAACGGCAGATTGAGGCCAATCGACAGAAGGAGGCATCTGCCTTTGATATCTGTGCCAAGAAGATCGCGGAACATCAGTTGCCGATGAAGCTTATCGATGTTGAGTATACCTTTGATAATACCAAGGTGATCTTCTACTTTACTTCCGAGGGCCGTGTGGATTTTCGGGAATTGGTTAAAGACCTAGCTGCCATATTCAAAACCAGAATAGAATTACATCAGATTGGTGTGCGGGATGAAGCCAAGATGATTGGGGGCCTTGGCCCCTGTGGACGTTCCATGTGTTGTACAACCTTCCTAGGCGATTTTGAGCCAGTTTCCATCAAAATGGCCAAGGAGCAGAACCTGTCACTAAACCCGGCGAAGATTTCCGGGATTTGTGGGCGGCTGATGTGTTGCCTTAAGTTCGAACGGGACCTCTATAGGGAAGCGAAAGAGGAGTCTAAGCAAGAAGCTGAGGAATGCGAATGTCGCGATGTCTGTCAAAAGGAAAAGGGACAACCCGTTGAAAAAGAGGACACCAAGGTCACCGCAGAAGAAACCGCGAAAGAAGATGCCGCCAAACAGCCGAAGTCAAACAAGAAATCCAAGAAAAGACGCAGATCGAAGAATAAGAAACGAAAAGCGAACAAGAATAGGGCCAATCAAAATGGAACACAAAAACAACAGTGA